Within the Pseudomonas mendocina genome, the region GCTGCGGCTACGTCGCCATCGTCGGCCGGCCCAACGTGGGCAAGTCGACGCTGCTCAACCACATCCTCGGACAGAAGCTGGCGATCACCTCGCGCAAGCCGCAGACCACTCGCCACAACATGCTCGGGATCAAGACCGAGGGCGATATCCAGGCCGTCTACGTCGATACGCCCGGCCTGCACAAGCACAACGACAAGGCGCTCAACCGCTACATGAACCGCAGTGCGTCCACCGCGCTGAAGGATGTCGACGTGGTGGTGTTCGTGGTCGACCGCACGCGCTGGACCGACGAGGATCAGTTGGTGCTGGAGAAGGTGCAGCACGTCAAATGCCCGATCCTGCTGGCGGTGAACAAGGCCGATCGCCTGGAAGACAAGAGCGAGCTGCTGCCGCATTTGAACTGGCTGGCCGAGCAACTGCCGCAGGCCGAGATCGTGCCGATCTCCGCGCTGCAGGGCCAGAACCTCGACACGCTGGAAAAGCTGGTGGGTGAGCGCCTGCCGGAGTCCGAACATTTCTACCCGGAAGACCAGATCACCGACCGCTCCAGCCGCTTCCTGGCGGCCGAGCTGATCCGCGAGAAGATCATGCGTCAGCTCGGTGCCGAGCTGCCGTACCAGATCACCGTGGAGATCGAGGAGTTCAAGCAGGAGGGCCGCATTCTGCATATCCACGGTCTGATTCTGGTGGAGCGTGACGGACAGAAGAAGATCATCATCGGTGACAAGGGCGAGCGCATCAAACGTATCGGTCAGGATGCGCGCAAGGACATGGAAACCATGTTCGACTCCAAGGTGATGCTCAACCTCTGGGTCAAGGTCAAAGGTGGCTGGTCCGACGATGAACGCGCCCTGCGTTCGCTGGGTTACCTGGATTGATCGCGGTGCCATGCGCATCCTCGGTGTTGCGCGTGGCGCATTCTGGCGGTTACTTACATGACTTCTGCCGCCTACGTTCTGCATAGCCGCCCGTACAAGGAAAGCAGCGCCTTGGTGGACTTCTTCACCGTCCAGGGCCGTATCCGCGCAGTGCTGCGTGCGGCACGCGGCAAGGTCGGCAGCATTGCCCGACCATTTGCCCCACTGGAGCTGGAACTGCGCGGGCGCGGCGAGCTGAAGAGTGTCGGCCGTCTGGAAAGCGCCGGCATCCCGCTGCTGCTGACCGGCGAGGCGCTGTTCTCCGGGCTCTACCTCAACGAATTGCTTATTCGCCTGCTGCCGGCCGAAGACCCACACCCAGCGATGCTCGAACACTACGGCCTGACCCTGCAGGCGCTGGCTGCCGGCCGGCCGTTGGAGCCGCTGCTGCGCGCATTCGAATGGCGCCTGCTGGACGAGCTGGGCTATGGTTTCGCCCTGGATCGCGACCAGCACGACCAGGCCATCGACCCCGCCGCGCTGTATCGCTGGCAGCAGGACATCGGCTTGGTGCCGGTGGTACAACTGCAGCCTGGCGTGTTTCTGGGGCGCGAGCTGCTGGCCATGGCTGAAGCCGACTGGCAGACACCGGGCGCGCTCGCTGCCGCCAAGCGCCTGATGCGCCAGGCGCTGGCCCCTCATCTTGGTGGCAGGCCACTGGTCAGCCGCGAACTTTTCATGACGCTCAAGGAGTCCAAGCGTGACTGAGGCCAATCGTATTCTGCTCGGCGTGAACATCGACCACGTCGCCACCCTGCGCCAGGCTCGCGGTACGCGCTACCCGGACCCGGTCAAGGCCGCGCTGGACGCCGAGGAAGCTGGTGCCGACGGCATCACCGTGCACCTGCGCGAAGACCGTCGGCACATCCAGGATCGCGATGTGCGCGTGCTGGCTGACGTGCTGCAGACGCGGATGAACTTCGAGATGGGCGTCACCGACTTCATGCTCGGTTTTGCCGAGCAGATTCGCCCGGCGCATGTCTGCCTGGTACCGGAGACCCGCCAGGAGCTGACTACCGAAGGTGGCCTGGACGTAGCAGGTCAGGAAGCCCGCATTGCCGCGGCGGTGGAGCGTCTGACGCTGGCCGGTTGCGAGGTGTCGCTGTTCATCGACGCCGAGGAGCGGCAGATCGAGGCCGCCATGCGCGTCGGCGCGCCAGCCATCGAATTGCACACCGGACGTTATGCCGATGCCCACACGGCAGAGGAGGCGGCTCATGAACTGTCGCGTATTCGCGATGGCGTGATCTGCGGCCTCAACCACGGGCTGATCGTCAATGCCGGTCACGGTTTGCATTACCACAACGCCGAGGCCGTGGCCGCGATTCCCGGCATCAACGAACTGAACATTGGCCACGCCATCGTCGCCCATGCGCTGTTCGTCGGCTTCAAGCAGGCGGTTGCCGAGATGAAGGCGTTGATCGTGGCGGCGGCCTACCGCGGCTAGTGGACTCTGTGGGAGGGGCTTCAGCCGCGACTTTCCTGTGACGCATCGCCGCTGAAGCGCCTCCCACAGCGCGGTGCTCTCAGCCCTGCGCGAACGCCTGAGTCATCTGTGTGGCAAGCGCCTCGATGGCGTCATTACTCTGATGACCACGAATCAACTTGATGTGGTACTCACCCAGCGCGGGCAGCCCCTGTTCCGCGCCGAGCCGCCGCAACGGTGGCTTGACCAGGCTGCGCGGGAAGGGCGCGATGGCCAGGTCGGCGGTCATCGCTGCTTCCTGGCCGGCACACTGTTCGCAGGAATAGGCGATGCGGTAGCTCAGACCCTGGCGATCCAGTGCATCGAGGGCGGTCCGGCGCCAGGCGCAGCCTGGGTTGGCCAGTGCCAGCGGTAGCGGTGAGCGTTGTATGGCCAGGCCGCCATCGCGTCCGGCCCAAACCAGTTCTTCGGAATAGATCACTTCACCGCGCGTGTCGTCCAGGCCGTCATTGCCGGCATTGATCAGGGTCAGATCCAGTTCGCCGGCATCCAGCTTGGCCACCAGTTCCACGCTGCGTCCCACGTTGACCTCGACTTCCACACCCGGGTGGCTGCGGGCGAACAGCATGAGTACGCCAGGTAGCACACGGTCACCGATATCGTTCGGCGTGCCAAAGCGTACGCGACCGGTCAGCGTCGGGGTAAGAAAACGGGCCACGGCCTCCTCATTGAGTTTGAGCAGGCGCCTGGCATAGCCCAGCAGTACCTCGCCCTCGGTGGTGAGTTGCACGCGCCTGGCTTCGCGGATGAACAGGCGCTGACCGAGGGTTTCCTCCAGGCGCTTGATTTGCAGGCTCACGGCAGCCGTGCTGCGAAACACCTGGGCGGCGGTGCGGGTAAAGCTGCCGCTGTCGGCGATGGCGACGAAGGTGCGCAACACATCGCTTTCCAGAAGCGGCAGGGCGGTCGGAGCGGTGGCGTTCATGATCGTTAAAAATTACTTAATATTGAATTTGATATTTGTCGTTTGTTTGAACGATAGGGGCGTTTCATCCTGATCGCAAGCCCGGCATTAGTCGGTAGCGACAGGAGGAAAGGTGATGAAAGGTTCAAATCGTTGCGACAAACCCCGCCCGCCCATGCCCGAGTTCTACATGCCGGCCATGTGGCCGCTGGATCTGCAGAACGCAATCGTCGACTGGATTGGTGCCTGGTTCTGGCGTCGGCGCATGCGTCGTCTATTGGCGCAGGACACCGAGGGGGCTATTCGTCTGGGTAGCGCCCGTGGTGTGGTGGAGCAGGGCGCTGGTGAGCCGCTGCGTTTGATCGCCCAGCGGCGTGCGCGTTGGTTACGCGGTGACTGTTGAGGTCGAGCGTGTAGGACGTACCGAGCGGCGACCCCTTTGCGAGGCGGTACGCTGCTGGAGTGTCGGGTGTTGGTGGCGGACTGTTCGCTGGCGCTCCTGAGTCCACCCTACGAACTCAGGCCTAGGGCTGGTATTAAGGGAGCGCATGGCAGGCCGTAGGGCGTACTCGCGAAGCAGTACGCCGTTGGTGGGGGCGTATTGGGCGTGGATGTGGTGCTGGGTCCGGTATGGGCTGGCTGACTGTGCGCTTCGCTACGAGCGGCCGGCGTACCTGTCTGCCCTAAGGCTTGTGCGCGATCAGCACGGCGCGGGTCGGTGCCGGCAGGCCTTCGACGGTGCGGCTGTGGTCGGCTGGGTCGAGGAATTCGGGCAGTGATTGGAAGCGCATCCACTCGGTGGCGCGTTGCTCCTCCACCGAGGTGGTGCTGACGTCGACGCAGCGTACGTCCTCGAAACCGGCGCGGCGTAGCCAGCGCTCCAGTGCCGGTACCGAGGGCAGGAACCAGACGTTGCGCATCTGCGCATAGCGATCCTCGGGCACCAGCACCTGCTCGGCATCGCCTTCTACCACCAGGGTTTCCAGCACCAGTTCACCGCCTTTGACCAGCGCATCCTTGAGGTCGAGTAGATGGTCGATGGGCGAGCGACGGTGGTAGAGCACGCCCATGGAGAATACCGTGTCGAAGCCCTGCAGCTTGGCCGGCAGTTCCTCGAACGCCAGCGGCAGGTGCCATACCGGTTGCTCTGGCAGATAGCGCTTCATCGCCAGGAACTGGCAGAGGAACAGCCAGTTGGGGTCGATGCCGACCACGCTGTCGGCACCCGCACCAAGCATGCGCCACATGTAGTAGCCGTTGCCGCAGCCGACGTCGAGGATGCGCTTGCCGGCCAGATCCAGATGCGGGGCGACGCGCTGCCACTTCCAGTCCGAGCGCCATTCGGTGTCGATATGCACGCCGAACAATTCGAACGGACCCTTGCGCCAGGGGATCAGCCCCTGCAGGGCCGTTTTCAGCTGCGTGCGCGTGGCCTCGTCACAAGCGCCGCCGAAGGAGAAGCGCTGCAGCAGCTCCACCTCACTCACCGGTAATTCAGGCAATGCCTGCACGGCGCCGTACCAGCGCGCCAGGTCGCCGTGACCGATGGCCAGCTTGGCATCGAGCTGGCTGGGCAGCTCGCATGTCCAGTCTTGCAACGGAGTACCAGCAAGCTGTGCTTGCAGGGCGTCCAGATCCAGATCGCGCATCATGGCAGGGCTACCAGCGAGGCGAAGTTAAGGCACTGGAACCAGGGCACTACCTTGCTGAAACCGGCAGCCAGCAGGCGTTCGCGATGCTGCTCGAGGCTATCGGGCAGCATCACCTTCTCGATGGCGCTGCGCTTCTGCGCGATTTCCAGCTCGCTGTAGCCGTTGGCACGTTTGAAGGCGACATGCAGCTCGGTGAGCAGCTCATGCTCGGCGGCGTCCTCGAAACGCAACTTCTCCGAGAGGATCAGCGCGCCACCGGGCAGCAGGGCCTGGTGAACGCGGGTGAGCAACTCCAGGCGCTGCGCTGGCGGGATGAACTGCAGGGTGAAGTTGAGTGTGACCAGCGAGGCCGTTTGCAGCTCAAGGGCGAGAATGTCGGCCTCTATCACCTCCACCGGTAACAATTCCTGGAACATGGCGTCCTGGGCGTGGAGGTATTCGCGGCAGCGCTCGACCATGGCCGGTGAGTTGTCCACGGCGATTACCTTGCAACCATCGACACGCACATGGCGGCGTAGCGCCTGGGTCACCGCGCCGAGCGAAGCGCCGAGGTCGTACAGGGTGGTGTGGGGCTGAGCGAACTGACCCGCTAGCACGCCAATGTTTTCGACGATGGTCGGGTAGCCCGGCACCGAGCGCTTGATCATGTCCGGGAAGACTCGCACCACATCCTCGTTGAAGACGAAGTCGGGCACCGCGGACAGGGGCTGGGAAAATAGACGATCGGGTTCTTGGCTCACGGCAGTCGCAACGGCTAGCGGGAAAGGCCGGCATTTTAGCCAAGTGTGGCGCAACAGTCAGGCGTTGTTGCTGCGCTGGAACGCCGAAGCGGCAATGCCCCACTGGCCGAGCCAGTAGGTGAGGATGATGGCGTAAGGCGCCGCGTCGAAACTGGCGACGAAGCGGTCGATACCGATCAGGCTGTCGGAGAGCACGAACAGCGTCGCGCCACCGGCGGCCAGCCAGGTGGAGCGCGGCTGCAGATCCGGGTGGCCAATGCGGGCCAGGGCGCGCCAGAGCATCAGGCTGATCGCCGTGGCATAGCAGGCCACCGGAATCAGCAACTCGCCGAGCCCGCTGCTGGCCAGCACGGCGAACATCGCACCGCCGGCAATCAGTGCCAGCAGCAGGGCCGCGAAGGCAGGCCGCCGGCTGTCGGAGCAGTAGGCGCGCAGGTAGGCCAGGTGGCCGACCAGGAAGGCGCCAAGGCCGAACACGAACAGATCGCCAGGCCAGTCCAGCAGGAGGTCGCCGGCCAGGGAAAACAGCAGGCCAACGGTGATCCAGCGGCGATAGGTGCCGGCCGGCGCCTGGCGCAACCACAGAAGCAGGGCGATCACGGGTATGCCTTTGCTCAGCAGGCTGAGCTGTGTATCGCCGGTGATCCGGCCGTAGAGAAACAGCGCAGCACCCAACAGACCGAGCAGCAACCAGTGCATGACATGACTCCCTTCATTATTGGAATGCGCGACTATGCCCAGTGGTCGAAAGGCTGCCAATGCAAGGGATGCCAAATCGAGGGGCGGATCGTGCCGCCACTCGACGTCCTCCGCTGGATTGTGCAACGTAGGTGTTCGTTCAGGAGAAGCGCATGTCGATATCGCCACCGGTCAGCGAACTGATCGAACGCCTATACCGCGAGGAATCGCGCCGGGTACTGGCGACCCTGATTCGCCTGCTCGGCGACTTTGACCTGGCCGAGGAGGCGCTGCACGAGGCGTTTCGCAGCGCAGTCGAGCAGTGGCCGCGTGACGGGCTACCGGACAATCCGCACGCCTGGCTGGTGTCCGCTGGGCGCTTCAAGGCCATCGACAACCTGCGCCGGCAGCGCCGCTTTCAACCGCTGGATGAGCAGGCCGAATTGCCTGACGAGAATGGCGCCTGCGAGGGCGAGCTGCTTGAAGATGATCGCCTGCGCCTGATCTTCACCTGCTGCCACCCGGCGCTGGCCAGCGATGCCCAGGTGGCGCTGACGTTGCGCGAGGTGTGCGACCTGACCACCGAGGAGATCGCCCGCGCCTTCCTCTCCAGCCCGTCGACCCTGGCCCAGCGCATTGTGCGGGCCAAGGCGAAGATTCGCGATGCGCGCATTCCTTACGAGGTGCCGGGGCGCAGCGAGCTGCCTGAGCGTCTGGATGCGGTGTTACGGGTGATCTACCTGGTGTTCAACGAAGGTTATTTCGCCAGTTCCGGTGATTCGCTGACCCGCAGCCAGCTGTCCGACGAGGCGATTCGGCTGGGCCGCCTGCTGCTGGAGTTGCTGCCCGAGCCGGAAGTGGAGGGGCTGCTGGCGTTGATGCTGCTGCACGAGTCGCGCCGCGCTGCGCGCAGCGGTGTAGATGGCGAGGTGATTTTGCTGGAAGCCCAGGATCGCAGCCTGTGGAATCGCGAATTGATCGCCGAGGGCGAGGCGTTGGTGCTACAGGCGCTGCACTCGCGGCGTTTCGGCCCATACAGCCTGCAGGCGGCGATTGCCGCGGTGCATGCCGAGGCGGCCAGTCTGGAAGACACCGATTGGGTGCAGATCGTCGGCCTGTATGACGAGCTGCTGCGCCTGAGTCCGTCGCCAGTGATCGAACTCAACCGCGCCGTGGCGCTGGCCATGCGCGATGGCGAGCAGGCTGGGCTGTTGGAGATCGACCGTCTTCTGGCTGCGGGTGAACTGGACGGTTACCACCTGGCCCATGCGGCGCGGGCCGATCTGCTGCGCCGCTTGGGCCGCCGAGAGCAGGCGATTGCAGCCTACCGCCAGGCCCTGGCGCTGGCGCAGCAAGGACCGGATCGGCAGTTTCTGCAGAGAAGGCTGGAGGAGCTAGGTGACCCGTAGAGTGTGCTGTACGCACCGAAACTCTTCGGTGCATACGCTCGGTGCGCACGGCGCACCCTACGGAGCGGGCGTACTTAGCCCGCGACCAGCACGCGAATCGCTTCCAGGCGCAGGGCAGCCTTGTCGAACATCGCCAGACTCTGTTCGCGCTGCTCACGCAGGGCGTCGATCTCGCTGTCGCGCACGCTTGGGTTGACCGCGCGCAGGGCGACCAGGCGCGCCAGTTCTTCGTCCAGTTCGGCGATCAGGCGGCGTTTGGCCTCGGCGACGCGTTCGACATGGCGCGGCATGACCTTGGCTTCGGCGTCGTTGATCTGCTTGGCCAGTACGTCGCGCTGGGCCTGGACAAACTTGTTGGCGCTGGCGCGCGGCACGCTTTCAAGCTGATCGTTGAGGGTCTCGAAACCGACCTTGGGTGCAAGGTCGTTGCCATTGGCGTCGAGCAGGCAGCGCAGCGCAGCCGGCGGCAGGAAGCGGCCGAGCTGCAGCTTGCGCGGGCCGACCACTTCGCTGACGTAGAGCAGCTCCAGCAGCACGGTACCGGGTTTGAGCGCCTTGTTCTTGATCAGCGCGACTGCGGTGTTGCCCATCGAGCCGGACAGCACCAGGTCCATGCCGCCCTGCACCATGGGGTGTTCCCAGGTGAGGAACTGCATGTCCTCGCGGGCCAGCGCCTGCTCGCGGTCGTAGGTGATGGTCACCGCCTCGTCGTCGCCCAGCGGGAAGCTGGCGTCCAGCATCTTCTCGCTGGGACGCAGGATCAGGGCATTGTCGGAGTGGTCTTCGCTGTCGATGCCGAAGGCGTTGAACAGCTCTTCCATGTAGATCGGCAGGGTGAACTGGTCATCCTGCTCGAGGATCGCCTCGACCAGTGCTTCGCCTTCACCGGCACCGCCGGAGTTCAGCTCCAGCAGGCGGTCGCGACCGCTGTGCAGCTCGCCCTCGAGGCGAATGCGCTCGGCGGTGGCTTCCTCCACCAGTTGTTGCCACTGGCCGTCGTCGCCGTTTTCCAGCAGCGGCAGCAGGCGTGGGCCGAACTGGTGCTGCAGGGCGTTGCCGGTGGGGCAGGTGGCCAGGAAGGCATTCAGCGCCTGATGGTACCACTGGAACAGGCGCTCCTGCGGGCTGTTCTCCAGGTACGGCACGTGCAGCTGGATGCGGTGTTTCTGGCCGATACGGTCGAGACGACCGATGCGCTGTTCGAGCAGGTCCGGGTGCGCCGGCAGGTCGAACAACACCAGGTGATGGGCGAACTGGAAGTTGCGGCCTTCGGAGCCGATTTCCGAGCAGATCAGTACCTGGGCGCCGAACTCTTCGTCGGCGAAGTAGGCGGCAGCGCGGTCGCGCTCGAGGATGCTCATGCCCTCATGGAACACCGTGGCCGGGATGCCGGAGCGCACGCGCAGGGCGTCTTCCAGGTCCAGTGCGGTTTCGGCGTGGGCGCAGATCACCAGCACCTTGAATTTTTTCAGCATCTTCAGGGTGTCGATCAGCCACTCGACGCGCGGATCGATGCGCCACCAGCGCTGCTCGTCGTCGACTTCTTCCTGCGCCTGGTAGCTGACTTCCGGGTACAGCTCGGCATGCTCGCCCAGTGGCAGCTCCAGGTACTCGTCCGGGCTCGGCAGCGGGTAGGGGTGCAGTTCGCGCTCGGGGAAGCCCTGCACGGCGGCGCGGGTGTTGCGGAACAGCAGGCGGCCGGTGCCATGGCGGTCCAGCAGCTCGCGCACCAGGCGGGCGCGGGCATCATCATCGCCGCTATCTACGGCATCGAGCAGCTCGCGGCCCTCATCGCCGAGGAAACTGCCGATGGCGTCGCGGGCCTGGGCGCTGAGCTTGCCCTGGTCGAGCAACTCCTGCACGGCCTCGGCAACCGGGCGGTACTGGCTGCTTTCGGCGCGGAAGGCTTCCAGGTCGTGGAAACGGGCAGGGTCGAGCAGACGCAGGCGGGCGAAGTGACTGTCCTGGCCGAGCTGTTCCGGGGTGGCGGTGAGCAGCAGCACGCCGGGGATGACCTCGGCCAGTTGCTCGACCAGCGAATATTCGGCGCTGGCCTGTTCCGGGTGCCAGACCAGGTGGTGGGCTTCGTCGACCACCAGCAGGTCCCAGCCGGCAGCGAACAGCGCGTCCTGGGCTTTCTCGTCGTCCTTCAGCCACTCCAGGGCGACCAGCGCCAACTGGCAGTCCTCGAAGGGGTTGCTGGCGTCGCTCTCCATGAAGCGCTCGGCGTCGAACAGGGCTACATCGAGGTTGAAGCGACGGCGCATCTCCACCAGCCACTGGTGCTGCAGGTTTTCCGGAACCAGGATCAGCACGCGGCTGGCGCGGCCGGAGAGCAACTGGCGATGGATCACCAGGCCTGCTTCGATGGTCTTGCCCAGGCCGACTTCGTCGGCCAGCAGTACGCGCGGGGCGATGCGGTCGGCCACTTCACGGGCGATATGCAATTGGTGGGCGATCGGCTGGGCGCGGGCGCCGCCCAGGCCCCACAACGACGACTGCAGCAGGCGGCTGTTATGCTCCAGGCTGTGATAGCGCAGGGCGAACCAGGCCAGTGGGTCTATCTGGCCAGCGAACAGACGGTCGCTGGCCAGGCGGAACTGGATGAAGTTCGACAGCTGGGTTTCCGGCATGGTGACCGGCTGGTGCTGAGCATTGAGACCGTGGTAGACCAGCAGACCGTCGACGTCCTCGACTTCCTGCACGGTGAGCTTCCAGCCTTCGAAATGGGTGATCTCGTCACCCGGAGCGAAGC harbors:
- a CDS encoding RNA polymerase sigma factor, translating into MSISPPVSELIERLYREESRRVLATLIRLLGDFDLAEEALHEAFRSAVEQWPRDGLPDNPHAWLVSAGRFKAIDNLRRQRRFQPLDEQAELPDENGACEGELLEDDRLRLIFTCCHPALASDAQVALTLREVCDLTTEEIARAFLSSPSTLAQRIVRAKAKIRDARIPYEVPGRSELPERLDAVLRVIYLVFNEGYFASSGDSLTRSQLSDEAIRLGRLLLELLPEPEVEGLLALMLLHESRRAARSGVDGEVILLEAQDRSLWNRELIAEGEALVLQALHSRRFGPYSLQAAIAAVHAEAASLEDTDWVQIVGLYDELLRLSPSPVIELNRAVALAMRDGEQAGLLEIDRLLAAGELDGYHLAHAARADLLRRLGRREQAIAAYRQALALAQQGPDRQFLQRRLEELGDP
- the recO gene encoding DNA repair protein RecO, with amino-acid sequence MTSAAYVLHSRPYKESSALVDFFTVQGRIRAVLRAARGKVGSIARPFAPLELELRGRGELKSVGRLESAGIPLLLTGEALFSGLYLNELLIRLLPAEDPHPAMLEHYGLTLQALAAGRPLEPLLRAFEWRLLDELGYGFALDRDQHDQAIDPAALYRWQQDIGLVPVVQLQPGVFLGRELLAMAEADWQTPGALAAAKRLMRQALAPHLGGRPLVSRELFMTLKESKRD
- the rapA gene encoding RNA polymerase-associated protein RapA, with the protein product MAQYQPGQRWISDSEAELGLGTILAEDGRLLTVLYPATGETRQYATRNAPLTRVRFAPGDEITHFEGWKLTVQEVEDVDGLLVYHGLNAQHQPVTMPETQLSNFIQFRLASDRLFAGQIDPLAWFALRYHSLEHNSRLLQSSLWGLGGARAQPIAHQLHIAREVADRIAPRVLLADEVGLGKTIEAGLVIHRQLLSGRASRVLILVPENLQHQWLVEMRRRFNLDVALFDAERFMESDASNPFEDCQLALVALEWLKDDEKAQDALFAAGWDLLVVDEAHHLVWHPEQASAEYSLVEQLAEVIPGVLLLTATPEQLGQDSHFARLRLLDPARFHDLEAFRAESSQYRPVAEAVQELLDQGKLSAQARDAIGSFLGDEGRELLDAVDSGDDDARARLVRELLDRHGTGRLLFRNTRAAVQGFPERELHPYPLPSPDEYLELPLGEHAELYPEVSYQAQEEVDDEQRWWRIDPRVEWLIDTLKMLKKFKVLVICAHAETALDLEDALRVRSGIPATVFHEGMSILERDRAAAYFADEEFGAQVLICSEIGSEGRNFQFAHHLVLFDLPAHPDLLEQRIGRLDRIGQKHRIQLHVPYLENSPQERLFQWYHQALNAFLATCPTGNALQHQFGPRLLPLLENGDDGQWQQLVEEATAERIRLEGELHSGRDRLLELNSGGAGEGEALVEAILEQDDQFTLPIYMEELFNAFGIDSEDHSDNALILRPSEKMLDASFPLGDDEAVTITYDREQALAREDMQFLTWEHPMVQGGMDLVLSGSMGNTAVALIKNKALKPGTVLLELLYVSEVVGPRKLQLGRFLPPAALRCLLDANGNDLAPKVGFETLNDQLESVPRASANKFVQAQRDVLAKQINDAEAKVMPRHVERVAEAKRRLIAELDEELARLVALRAVNPSVRDSEIDALREQREQSLAMFDKAALRLEAIRVLVAG
- the cmoB gene encoding tRNA 5-methoxyuridine(34)/uridine 5-oxyacetic acid(34) synthase CmoB, with the translated sequence MMRDLDLDALQAQLAGTPLQDWTCELPSQLDAKLAIGHGDLARWYGAVQALPELPVSEVELLQRFSFGGACDEATRTQLKTALQGLIPWRKGPFELFGVHIDTEWRSDWKWQRVAPHLDLAGKRILDVGCGNGYYMWRMLGAGADSVVGIDPNWLFLCQFLAMKRYLPEQPVWHLPLAFEELPAKLQGFDTVFSMGVLYHRRSPIDHLLDLKDALVKGGELVLETLVVEGDAEQVLVPEDRYAQMRNVWFLPSVPALERWLRRAGFEDVRCVDVSTTSVEEQRATEWMRFQSLPEFLDPADHSRTVEGLPAPTRAVLIAHKP
- the cmoA gene encoding carboxy-S-adenosyl-L-methionine synthase CmoA; the protein is MSQEPDRLFSQPLSAVPDFVFNEDVVRVFPDMIKRSVPGYPTIVENIGVLAGQFAQPHTTLYDLGASLGAVTQALRRHVRVDGCKVIAVDNSPAMVERCREYLHAQDAMFQELLPVEVIEADILALELQTASLVTLNFTLQFIPPAQRLELLTRVHQALLPGGALILSEKLRFEDAAEHELLTELHVAFKRANGYSELEIAQKRSAIEKVMLPDSLEQHRERLLAAGFSKVVPWFQCLNFASLVALP
- the pdxJ gene encoding pyridoxine 5'-phosphate synthase, encoding MTEANRILLGVNIDHVATLRQARGTRYPDPVKAALDAEEAGADGITVHLREDRRHIQDRDVRVLADVLQTRMNFEMGVTDFMLGFAEQIRPAHVCLVPETRQELTTEGGLDVAGQEARIAAAVERLTLAGCEVSLFIDAEERQIEAAMRVGAPAIELHTGRYADAHTAEEAAHELSRIRDGVICGLNHGLIVNAGHGLHYHNAEAVAAIPGINELNIGHAIVAHALFVGFKQAVAEMKALIVAAAYRG
- a CDS encoding lysoplasmalogenase; its protein translation is MHWLLLGLLGAALFLYGRITGDTQLSLLSKGIPVIALLLWLRQAPAGTYRRWITVGLLFSLAGDLLLDWPGDLFVFGLGAFLVGHLAYLRAYCSDSRRPAFAALLLALIAGGAMFAVLASSGLGELLIPVACYATAISLMLWRALARIGHPDLQPRSTWLAAGGATLFVLSDSLIGIDRFVASFDAAPYAIILTYWLGQWGIAASAFQRSNNA
- the era gene encoding GTPase Era, producing the protein MTDVPVTRCGYVAIVGRPNVGKSTLLNHILGQKLAITSRKPQTTRHNMLGIKTEGDIQAVYVDTPGLHKHNDKALNRYMNRSASTALKDVDVVVFVVDRTRWTDEDQLVLEKVQHVKCPILLAVNKADRLEDKSELLPHLNWLAEQLPQAEIVPISALQGQNLDTLEKLVGERLPESEHFYPEDQITDRSSRFLAAELIREKIMRQLGAELPYQITVEIEEFKQEGRILHIHGLILVERDGQKKIIIGDKGERIKRIGQDARKDMETMFDSKVMLNLWVKVKGGWSDDERALRSLGYLD
- a CDS encoding LysR substrate-binding domain-containing protein, with the translated sequence MNATAPTALPLLESDVLRTFVAIADSGSFTRTAAQVFRSTAAVSLQIKRLEETLGQRLFIREARRVQLTTEGEVLLGYARRLLKLNEEAVARFLTPTLTGRVRFGTPNDIGDRVLPGVLMLFARSHPGVEVEVNVGRSVELVAKLDAGELDLTLINAGNDGLDDTRGEVIYSEELVWAGRDGGLAIQRSPLPLALANPGCAWRRTALDALDRQGLSYRIAYSCEQCAGQEAAMTADLAIAPFPRSLVKPPLRRLGAEQGLPALGEYHIKLIRGHQSNDAIEALATQMTQAFAQG